The genome window TTTATCAGTTAAAATGTTGTAAAGATCCGCAACAAATTTTTTTGAATCATCCATTGCATAACTATCTGGCATAAAATATCCTCTTTTATATTCTTCAAATTCTTTTTTCTTCTTAATTATCTGTGCTCTTTTTTCAATCGTCATTTTTTCCGGGGGCGGAACAGCCATTGGGAAATCATTTTTTTCTGTTACTTCTTCTATAAATTGAAAATTCGCATCTCTTCCCGAAATCCATCCATTCAATAAATGACCATTTTCATTGATAATATTTGTAATGTTATTTGCAATGTGAAGTTTAATATCTTTCTCATCATCAAAAAAGGCACAAATACTTTTTTGAACATATTTTTTGAAGGCATCATACTTGTCTGTATTATTTACTTCTATCGCATCTTTTTCTCCTAAATCCTTGACTTTATTTTTTAATGCTTCATCTTTAATAATAATAGCAAAGGGAAATTTATTTTTTTCAAGTGCGTAACGATATTCAATTTCAGTATAACTTTTACCAGATTCTTCGTGAATTGAACCGTATCTCCCACCTAATATTAATATATAGAGGTCGGATTCATCAATCCATTTTTGGATAGTTTCCAAAGTTTCTTTTCCTGCTTTAAAAAGTTCCATTCCTGCGGGAATATGCCCTGCTTTTAGTATTGCTTCAACAGCTGCTTCTCTTTCTTTTTTCAAATCAGTAAAAGTCGAAGAAATAAAAATTTGATATTTCTTTTTCAATGTTGTCTGAAATGTTTTTAATTCTTCACTGGGAGATTGCATTTCCAATTCTCTGATAAAACCATTAAGCATGTTTTCAAATCTTGTTCGTTCGCCACCGCTAAAATTATGTATGTTAGAAATAATTCTTAGTTTCTTCAAATTAATTTCCTCGTTTGGAAATATTTTTTTGAGGAGTCGTTCTGTAGTGAAAATCCACGAAGCCGCATCGCATTCTGATTGCTTTAATAAAGTTAATTGAACATTTATTGCTTCAATCTTATAATTAGAATCAGGTTCTATTTTATTATTTTTTTTAGATTCATTTTTGCTGATACCATTATTCCCTTCAATCCATTCTTCAGTTAATTCGATATATGTTTCTTTATTTTTTTGTTTTCTA of Bacteroidota bacterium contains these proteins:
- a CDS encoding DUF4062 domain-containing protein — translated: MQSPSEELKTFQTTLKKKYQIFISSTFTDLKKEREAAVEAILKAGHIPAGMELFKAGKETLETIQKWIDESDLYILILGGRYGSIHEESGKSYTEIEYRYALEKNKFPFAIIIKDEALKNKVKDLGEKDAIEVNNTDKYDAFKKYVQKSICAFFDDEKDIKLHIANNITNIINENGHLLNGWISGRDANFQFIEEVTEKNDFPMAVPPPEKMTIEKRAQIIKKKKEFEEYKRGYFMPDSYAMDDSKKFVADLYNILTDKINSLEDKKYQIRHNQRNSNLINIIYEGLVLIFEWRIKYGNSLTDSSLKVAIKKWTQLDTIPLPTESWTVSQSYEYDFGINEDHQNVWGDKKKPSYIFNNTEIADMWLNLFMNELES